A window of Xenopus laevis strain J_2021 chromosome 1L, Xenopus_laevis_v10.1, whole genome shotgun sequence genomic DNA:
catctaaaaacaaatgctctgtaaggctacacatttattgttattgctactttttattactcatctttctattcaggcttctcctattcatatttcagtctctcattctaaTTAGCGCATGATTGCTAGGgacatttggaccatagcaaccagattgctgaaattgcaaactggggagctgctgaataaaaagctaaataactcaaaaaccacaaataataaaaaataaaaaccaactgcaaattgtctcagaatatcactctctacatcatactaagggcagagacagatgagaagattcggggagatttagtcgtccggcgacaaatcacctcttccttgagcgactaatctccccgaactgcctccatgCCAGCTAGAATCCAAATCACCAgccggatggcacttggagcacttcgttttccgaagtctcccgaagttgcctcacgaggatcTAGATTCGTTCTGGGAGATCAGgcgcccgaaaaagaggcgatttctcactgggcgactaatctccccgaatcttctctgccctaaaagtcaaAGGTGGAAAACCCCTTTGAAAAAACAGCTACAATCCCAGCCATTAAGCAGGAGAGACGTGCTGCtctgtgagagagagaaagattctAAATGGACCATAAGATGGAAAAAAACTTTATCCAAATGACAGTTTTGCAAGCCTGTTTTCTGCACACATACAATCCTCATTCTTCCCTATAGAATATTCCTTTAGTTAAGGACCACAGCCACCAAGGGGTTAATGACACAGGCATGTCAATCATGTTAATTTCCTGAAACAACAACAACTTTCCACTGAGACTATATAATTAGATCCAGCCGCAGGCACGGGATTTATCACCATTTTCCATTTACGATGACATGCGCAGGACAAGCGGCAGCTAAAGAACGATGACTTTGGATTTAGAtggacactggggctcatttataaacactgggcaaatctgcacctgggcaaccaatcagatgattgcttccagtgctcaacctgcagctggctgaaaaacacTGATCCCTGATTGGTTGATACGGCCTATGTTTAAGAACCTTTGGCGTATGAAACGCGTAGGGGAGTAGAGCAGACGCCTGTTGTTGGAATAACCTGAGAGGTGCTGGGATGGGTCGGCAGCATTCGGCCTCATTTAATGACAGTTTCAGACACGCGATATATATACGTAATACATACCAGTCTATCAGGTAGATATCTGGCGTAAGGTTGTTTTTCTTGAAATGCGAAAGTAACTTTGGCagattttcttcaaaaaatacttcaaatgcGGCAAAATAGGTCaacatctgaagaaaaaaaaaaaaacaatacattaacaTTTAAAGCCACAGCGAGCCTATTTAGCATTCCACTCACAGTATTAATATTATAGTTACAGATTTAGTAGGAGATTGTCCAATGTGAGCCCCGCCCCCCCCCCGCCCCAGAACATTTGGCTGAATAGGAATGCTGGAAGCTGGAGCAACAGGCTGCCTATCCCCATTAGGAATACAAAGAATGTAGTGTATCTGTATTATTTGATCCATCCAGTGCCTTGTGTGGGCACAGTCTGAGGCCAAGAATGTATTAACAATACCTGGGCCCCAGTTGCTATGGAGATAAGGCAGGGGGATTCCTCTTTGTGCCATGTACCTCTGCAATGATGGGGGTATGCACCCCTTTTTAATGTCATTTTGTTAGAGGTTCAAGAGAtgtaaaaacagataaaaaaaaaaaagaggggacaGCCATTCTGATATAAAACAGAGGATGAAATTGTCCTTAGTAAATGGCCTTTTGCTTAAAGGAACTTTAactccaaaaaaatgaaagtatatcaAAGTAccgtaatgaaaatatcatgtagatttgccctgcactggtaaaactcatctgaaacactactatacttcatataaacaagctgctgtgtagcaatggcggaaattgaaaaaaagtctatatggcacaggttaaatagtggataacagataacaccattatgttctacagagcttatctgctgtgtaacctgaacttTTTctcctgaatggctgcccccattgctacacagcagcttgtttatataaactataatagtgtttctgaagcaaacattttttgatgttattgtgcCTTTAAATAGGAACGTTGCTCTGTACCGCGCAAATGGTGGGGAAGGAgattattatatagaatatatagaatacaAAAAGAAGACTTGCTGGGTACAGCTGAATGGAATATTGTAATATGGAAGATCTGTCTATATTttttagagatgcactgaatccactattttggattcggctgaacccccgaatccttctcgaaagattcggcccaatacggaacagaatcctaattagcatatgcaaattaggggtaggaaggggaaaacattttttacatccttgttttgtgacaaagtcatgtgatttccctccccacccctaatttgcatatgcaaattagaattctgattcagtttggctgggcagaagggttcagccgaatccagaaGCGAACCCTGGAATCgtgcatttctaatatttttaaccCCATTATAACATGATCTGGTGGCAAGAGGCTGTCTATGGGGACCCGAGGAAAGGAGATATCACCACTAGAAAGTTGCTGCGCGGTATAAGACTCAATTGTTTAGCCCAGGTCtgaactgagaatcaaaataggcccaggcatttcaggtatacagaggcccaaaaagccccccaccagcccactaaattgtgactttctatggcatctcacagcagcccctctggcatttggcagaacccacagattgtcaacATTAGAGGAACTTCCACTTCTGGACTTTAGTTATAAATTTCAACAAAACAACTGAAATCATTTAGTCTGTCTTTGTAGTATGGAGGTGTATTGGCTGCAGCGCTATACATATGATATTATGAGTTACAGGAACATATTCTGCCTTCAGCTGCTCTGCTTCCCTCAAATACCAGCAGCTTTTCACGCAGTAATAAAATGTGCATGCACCGGGGGAAGTCGACTAACCCAGTATGCCGTGTTTAACAGCATCTTCACTAAGCAAAGAAAACCAGACaattccttaagctggccatagacgcaaagatccaattgtacgaatcctcaattcagATGATTTTCGGCCCGTATGTGGAGAGTCCAGGCATCTtcgtcggctgccgataatatttctgcatgcattgccaatcgtacgattttcagtgggagactgtcaccagctttgtcggacataactttcataatacgattgctgtcaggggcagaacatcggctgatctgtactttttctactttatttgatcttaaaggttagtggcaggtcgggagatggggaagtccgatcgttcaaggattcgaacaatcggatctttgcgtctatggccaactttagtcttCCCATATATAGCCTGTCCATAGAGACACCTAAAAACTGTGCCTCCTTAGCATTGCCTTGCACTAAGCATCATCCTGAAATCCCTGGAACACATTGTGGAGTAGGTCTAAATATTACTTTGCAAGTGTCAGACTTACAAGCCCGTGGTCCACTCGAAAAAATGCCATCTGACAGGGTTTATTCAAGAGGTTTGAAAAAGCGATAAAGGCATCTGCAGTATCCAAGTTCAAGATCAACACAGCAGCAATAAAGGACATGCCCTGCACCTAAGGACACCCAAGAGAACATTCAGTTAGAGAACACCCATCACTGGGTTTTTACTGGAAAGAACACCGGGCTGATAAACCGATTCCTTATACGCCAAAACCCAAGTGTGGTTATTCTGCCTTATCATCAATCAGCTCAGTGTTCTTATAGTAATAGGGGAaatcatgggaaaaacatgggACTTACATAACCGACATCTGGTCTGTAACACGTGTACGCGCCTAAAATACTGTGCAACATGTCGTGGTACGGGCCCCCCTACACAGGAACACAAAAATTTAATGAAATTATATGCGCAATTCATAAAGGTTATTTGAAGcattggaatacaggtatgggaccagaattctcgggacctggggtttttccggataatggatctttccgtaatttggatcttcatacattttactagaaaatcatgtaaacattaaataaacccaataggctggttttgcttccaataaggattaactatatcttagttgggatcaagtacaagctactgatttattattatagagagaaaggaaatcatttctaaatttggataaaatgggagacggcctttcctaattcagagctttctggataatggatcccatacctgtactagaagtTGACAGTGCATGGAACTTACCTTTTGAAAAATACACAGATTGGGGAAAGTCCGGGAGATATCCAGCTTGATAGACTCCAGACTGGCTTCTCTGTCTGCTACAGACAATCCGGAATCTGTTAATGAGACACAGCAGAATGGCTGAATTTGGTAAAACCCCTGCAATCGCCTTTGCCCATGGGGCAAAatttcacgaaacgcattgaagtcactTGGCGTTTTTTacgcaagacaatttttatgcgcacaacaatttttctctctccaaatgcattaaagtcaacggccGTTTTTTCCTATGGTGacctttttgtcctaatgcattaaagtcaatagcgttttttcttatggcaacttttttctcctaatgcattaaagtcaatggcgttttttcttatagtCACTTTTTccatcctaatgcattaaagtcaatgggcatttttcttatggcgactttttttgtcctaatgcattaaagtcaacgcttgttttttcttatggcgactttctttgtcctaatgcattaaagtcaatggcggttttttcttatggcgactttttttgtcctaatgcattaaagtcaatggccatttttcttatggcaacttttttcacctaatgcattaaaggcaatgggccgcagtttcgtgaaaaaaaattgcacatggtgaaattctgaattttcccgcaaatccatggctggcgaataaattcgctcatcactagttacaacCTGTAAATCTCCTTGAATATACATAGGAAGGAACAGGGTACCTTCATTCTCCGCTTCTTGAGTTCCCATGCTCAGGGATTTCCAGCGATCTTTGGCTCTGGACAAACAAATGTCGTAGAGGTCTAAAAAGACAAAAGGCAAATCATTGGCCCATGTGACGTCTGTAAATAAAACCAGACAACGGAATAAAGAAAGATTTTTATTAATAACCGATTTCTTCCTTCAGTACAACATTGGCTGTGTGAATAATCGGATACTATATATCTGACAATATTCCAGGGCAAATATACCTCAGGGGAGTAACCActgacaaccaatcagaaatgagcTTTCACCAATTTACTGCGGTTACAATCCTGATTTAGACTCTTGCACCCTGGTGTACATGCCAGCTTAAAAAGAAATAAGATTGGTCAGCTATATAAAAACTGTAGAAAAGACGACTCAGATTGTAGTTTTAGTCTTGTCCATCTCTCCAGACTGTCTGGCAACATCCTTCTTTATTGCTTCCCACTGCCCTCCTATACAATCCCCTGGGCAGGAGAGGCAGATGGAGCTGTAAAGGGGAAGCTAATCCATAGAAGGGACAGGTGTCTAAGTATTCTAATAGCCTGCATGACAACCCAACAAATACTCTGTATTcagctgtattaaaggagaactaaaccatagaaaattgcatattttatatactgaacttattgcactggcctaaagtttgagcttgtcaatagcagcaatgatccaggacttcaaacttgtcacagggggtcaccatcttggaaagtgtctgtgacactcacatgctcagtgggctctgagcagctgttgagaagctaagcttaggggtcgtcactaattatcaagcagaaaatgaggttggtctgtaatataagctgatgctacagggctgattattacattctgatgctaattgcactggtttctgtgctgccatgtagtaattatctgtattaattactaatcagccttatattgtgacatttctattctatgtgtactgtatattgtgagtgggtccctaagctcagtaagtgacagcagcacagagcatgtgcagtgaatcagcagaaaagaagatggggagctactggggcatctttggagacacagatctttactgctaaagggctgtggttgccttgggctggtacagaacctcaAAActtaatgcacaacatttctagctacttctttagttctcctttaaattaataacTATTCAGGAGTAACATATCATGGTGCAGAATCCCTATTACATTGTGCATAATGGAGGCGGCAGATGAAGAGTGTGGCTGATGGAGTATGAAGTCATCACCAATGAATTCTCAGTCATGGCTGATACTGCAGAAGATTCATTGCGGGAGACAGAATGACTAATGGCATAAAGCAGCGAGGAGCAGCAGGGAGACGGAGTTTAGAGTCTGTTACTGTCTCACCGTGAGTGATATTCAGCTCGTTGCCAATCGCCAGGCTCCAGACTCTCCCTCTCACACTGGGCGGAATCCCTTGCCACCACATATCCCGCACTCTGCGAGAGCAGCACCTGCAGAGGAAGGAAATTCACACCACGTTGAAaatgttacttgccctttaataaatgatcAGTAAGTTAATGTCCAATCAGAACAAAGAGCAACGGCTGCTTTACTGACTTCAAATCCCAATATAAATCAATATGTGTTCTACACCGACGGCTGGGGGAGATGATGTCATGACTTATTTAGAGGAAACAGTCGCGTTTGACGATTCCGCCATTTTGTTAATTGCACAACTATACATCGATACATAAAGCCATCTCCTCCCATCAGCAGCCGCACAATCATTAGTAGAAAAGCTGTAGAGCTGCTGAGCACAATGTACAACAGCGAGTAGGAGCAGAAATGAGAAGGAGCAACATCAGGGTCCCTTTACGCAGGCGgctgattggctgctacaaatAGCGAGTGGCGCTTACATGGATTCCCAGTTGGGCAGGATCTCAGTGTTCCAGGTTAAAGCAGCATTGCCGATACTTTCTTCCACTTTGCACCTTTCCTCCAGTTGCTTTTTTCTCCTTTGGGCGTCTTTGAATTCTATGAGGAAGGggaattaaatattataaattaattattcaCACGGTCACACAATAAACAAGGCAGACaaaggtcttaaaggagaacttaagcctagaaaaaaaaggaatgtggctagaaatactatattttatatagtacaggtatgggacctattatcccagaaacccattatccagaaagctccaaattatggaaagtccttctcctattttatctaaataatccaaatttaaaaaaaatgatttcctttttctgtgtaataataaaacagtagcttgtacttgttcccaactaaaatataattaatccttattggaagcaaaaccagcctattggctttatttaatgtttatatgattttctagtagacaaagtatgaagatctaaattatggaaagaccagttatctggaaaaccccaggttttcactttttattatgtggtttttgggttatttagctttttattcagtagctcttcagtttgtaatttcagcaatctggttgctagggtccaaattaccatagcaaccatgcattgatttgaataagagactggaatatgaataggagaggtctgaattgAAAGattagttataaaaagtagcaataacaatacatttgtagcatttgttttagatggggtcagtgcccccccagttccaagctgggaagagtcagaagaagaaggcaaatcattcaaaaactattaaaaaaaaaaaaagtcatgaaaaccaacctttaaattaacttttagaatgatgtagaaagtgagattctgagacaattagcaactattttattattatttgtggtttttgagttatttagctttttattcagcacctctgtagtttggaatttcaaactggttgctagggtccaaattaccctaacaaccatgcattgatttgaatagaagagggtctgtatcaaaagaggagtaataaaaaatagcaataacaatacatttgtagcctcacagagcatttgttttctagatgtggtcagtgacccccatttgaaaagctgaaaagagtccgaagaagaaggcaaataattcaaaacctatagaaaagaaaaaatgaagactaattgaaaagtcgTTTAGAATGATCCGtgctataatatactaaatgttcACTGAAAGATAAGCCACCGTTTAATAAAGCAgacattattattaaaggaacagttcagtataaaaataaaaactgtttaaataatcAAGActgtgcaaactaaaaaatgttcctaatacagttatttatccaaaaatgtaatatataaaggctggagtgagtggatgtgtaacataatagccagaacactacttcctgcttttcagctctctaactctgagttagtcagtgacttgaaggggggccacatggtacatttctgttcagtgagtttgtaattgatcctcagcattcagctcagattcaaaagcaacagatatgacccatgtgcctcccctcaagtctctgattggttactgcctggtaaccagggtaaccagtcagtgtaaaccaagagagctgcaaagcatcaagtcactgactaactcagagttaaggtggccataggtgaaaagatccactcgtttggcaacatggCCAAACAAgccaatctttccccgatatgtcactaacgggcatggctatattggggggtaatctgaacgttcggccctatggccgaacgatcagattacaaagAAAGCGCAACGGGCTCCGGGACAAAAtgaaacctgtccgatcgaccaacgaccgatctctgccggatgaaaaatgtcaggactctccacacacggtttgaaaatcgtatgaatcctcgattcgtacgatgagatctttgcgtctatagccatctttatagagctgaaaagcaggaagtagtattctggctattatgttacacatccagtcactccagtctttatacattacatttttgcctaactaactacattagaaacatttttattttgcacaccctatttatttacccagtttttattttcacactgaactgttcctttaagtccaaTATTTCAATATAAAGCCCCATGAAGCTCTGTGCCAAGACTCAATACATCCCATTCAGTGCGCTCCTTTCCCCACTGGGGTAATGTCATTGGAAAGCGATTTCTATGCAGCCGGCTGGAAAGATTTGCAATTCCAGAGGAGCCGGGAgtcgtgggggggggggttactcaTCGCTGCGTCTCTCCGGCTGAATGTCAGTAAATAGAATGAGTTATTTATCAGCAGGGTTTGCACATTATCTGGAACAGCAATTGCCTTCAATGAGTCGACTGCTGAGCCTAATTATTCTTCTACCTCTCCATCCTGTCAGTCAGCGCCATTCTATTCTGTATTCCATGTCACACTGTTACTGACACTGAAACCTCCGACTAATATTACCTCCCCCCCCATGTGCAATTTACACACCTACCTGCCACTAATCTGTATACTGGAAGTGCCACTGaattataaaggggttgttcactttaaattaactattagtatgatgtagagagtgatattctgagacaatttgcaattggatttaattttttattatttgtggtttttgagttatttagctttttattcagcagctctccagtttgcaatttcagccatctggttgctagggtccaaattaccctagtaaccatgcattgatttgaataagagactggaatatgaataggagaggcctgcataaaaaagatgagtaataaaaagtagcaataacaaaacaattgtagctatacagagtatttgtttattagatggggtcagtgacccccattaaacttagattttggaaaaaaggtatgaaagtaattgaaaaaaagtatttatttctggggaacaatttgaaaacaactgaactgaagaagtgtttggaaggtgaacatagCCGATTAAAATAGCCTCTTGGGTTCTCCAAATCACTGGATATCCTCATTAGCCCTACTTACAAGGTAAAGCACTCCTTTAAAGTGTAATCTACTAGTGGTAGTACCCCTTGTCGCCATAGGGCTGCCAAACAACAGTGCCACCAATAGACACAGACATATTAGACAGAAGACCCGAGCAGCGAAAAAGGTagctacaggtgtgggacctgttatccttccagaatgctggggacctggagttttccagataacagatctttccataatttggaccctcATACCTGTAATCTACTAGAAGAtggtgtaaacattaaataaacccaataggctggttttgcctccaataaggattaattatatcttagttgggatcaagtacaagctactgttttattattacacagaaaaagaaaatcatttttaaaaaagtgactaatttagataaaatggagtctatggaagacatcctttccgtaattcggagctttctggataacgggtttccagataacatatccaatacctgtacaacaaagCTGCAGTGCTTTTCATACATCTGTGAATTTAGGATTGGAGGCTTTagttccctttaaacaaaataagatGGTTGCTAAGAGTCCCTCCTGtccatactgtacataaaagCAATGTAAGAATCAGCCTAGTCTTATTACTCCATGTGTACGTTAGTCTGGGGGTGCAGCACCCACTTTTCATTACCAGGCCACTTACCTCTCCGTTTGGCTTGGGCCACCATTTCTTCATATTCCAGCCGGTGTTTCTGGGCTTCCTCGGCTGGTTTGGCTGGAAGGTTCCTAGATACATAAAACAAGATGGAGTCTCTGTCACTCTCTATTCCCTTCTCCACTCACATAATCATTTGTATTCTATACATCACTGGGTGTCTGGGACACAATTAATTTGcctttatctgcctggtggaaacAGTAAGCGCAGACAGTTTGGGTTAAATGGAATAAAATAGGACACAGGCTGAGCAGCCCATTACACTGAGCTGGGGGATTTcatagaaaaatatttcattcatGTAAGATTATTTTCAATTTCTAgttaaagaaaaaggacacagATTTTGATAttcatgaaaaaagtttttgttttttttgagtaTTGTAGCAAGTTACtgcataggcaccatctctccctactatacctgctatcccacagtcacactcccttcacagagactattatcctactgttactataggcaccatctctccctactatacctgctatcccacagtcacactcccttcccagagactattatcccactgttactataggcaccatctctccctactatacctgctatcccacagtcacactcccttcccagagactattatccactgttactataggcaccatctctccctactatacctgctatcccacagtcacactcccttcccagagactattatccactgttactataggcaccatctctccctactatacctgctatcccacagtcacactcccttcccagagactattatccactgttactattggcaccatctctccctactatacctgctatcccacagtcacactcccttcccagagactattatccactgttactatagacaccatctctcctactatacctgctatcccacagtcacactcccttcccagagactattatcccactgttactataggcaccatctctccctactatacctgctatcccacagtcacactcccttcccagagactattatccactgttactataggcaccatctctcctactatacctgctatcccacagtcacactcccttcccagagactattatcccactgttactagaggcaccatctctccctactatacctgctatcccacagtcacactcctttcccagagactattatcccactgttactataggcaccatctctccctactatacctgctatcccacagtcacactcccttcccagagactattatccaccgttactataggcaccatctctccctactatacctgctatcccacagtcacactcccttcccagagactattatccaccgttactataggcaccatctctccctactatacctgctatcccacagtcacactcccttcccagagactattatcccactgttactatagacaccatctctccctactatacctgctatcccacagtcacactcccttcccagagactattatcccactgttactatagacaccatctctccctactatacctgctatcccacaactaCCAGCCAGCTTTAATACTGATATTGTAAGGAATTAAAAATCTAAGCAGTGTCAGTGTTGGCTGCTCCTGTCCTATGCAGAATGGCAGTGAGTCCATGGCCTCCACCACAGGAATAAAAATAACACTGTGTGGAGCTTAAATACTATCTAATTACATGTACTGTACTAAAGAGAAGCCCAAGATACACTGGGCTGCTAGAGACTGGGGCATGGAGGCCATACCTCTCTGTGCTGGAGGTAAGCGGGTCACAATTATTATTGGGAAGCAGATTGTGTAAAATTGTAATTGAACCTCCAGTCGATGGATAAACCTGTTGTACTGGTCTGGCTGCACTGAAAGCcacatgaataggaaactgtGACCTAGTCTCTACTACAGAGTGAGAAGGAATTCCTCTGAGTAATCTCATTTAACCCTGTAGGCTGCCACAAGGGAACACAGCTCAATACACATCTAAAGGATTCAGTCATCATATAATTACCCCTATTTATCATGTGCCattagcccatgactaagtgtcaatagggcacaaaacgcgtagggcCCAGGGAGATGTGTATATTTTAAATTCTACATAAAGCAAGAAAGTTGTGCTGCTGGAAAGGAAAAGTCACGGGCAATGGATGTCTTGGGAATTTAAAGATCATGGCTCTACTCACGCTGGTCTGTCTTCCAGAATGAGCGCGGTGGTGGAGAGAGGCTCAAAGTTGAGGCTTTTCCTCACATTCTGCTTCGGAGAGAGAGACTTTGAAGCTCGTCCAATTCTTTCCTCATATTCCTATGAGCAATGAGAGAACAAATAATGAATTGAGACATCCTCTGGACACTGCAGATATTATACAACATGAGCCATAGAGTTGTTCAAGAACGATTATACTTCCAGTCTCAATTCTATGGTTTCACATGATCTTTGTGTTACTCCAAGGGCATCACTatctccagtgttggactgggttgTGTaggacccaccagagaacctgacccCAGGTTTTAATGTAGGTTTTAATGTAGAACCAC
This region includes:
- the tbc1d14.L gene encoding TBC1 domain family member 14 isoform X4 — encoded protein: MAAPSLLLIVDRNIFARKKSVSVEKADDLGWNLFNRFPQQGNPRTVSKEYEERIGRASKSLSPKQNVRKSLNFEPLSTTALILEDRPANLPAKPAEEAQKHRLEYEEMVAQAKRREFKDAQRRKKQLEERCKVEESIGNAALTWNTEILPNWESMCCSRRVRDMWWQGIPPSVRGRVWSLAIGNELNITHDLYDICLSRAKDRWKSLSMGTQEAENEDSGLSVADREASLESIKLDISRTFPNLCIFQKGGPYHDMLHSILGAYTCYRPDVGYVQGMSFIAAVLILNLDTADAFIAFSNLLNKPCQMAFFRVDHGLMLTYFAAFEVFFEENLPKLLSHFKKNNLTPDIYLIDWIFTLYSKSLPLDLACRVWDVFCRDGEEFLFRTALGILRLFEDILTRMDFIHIAQFLTKLPEDLNSEDLFASIAAIQMQSRNKKWSQVLSALQKDNRDMENRSPSLKR
- the tbc1d14.L gene encoding TBC1 domain family member 14 isoform X7, translating into MEYEERIGRASKSLSPKQNVRKSLNFEPLSTTALILEDRPANLPAKPAEEAQKHRLEYEEMVAQAKRREFKDAQRRKKQLEERCKVEESIGNAALTWNTEILPNWESMCCSRRVRDMWWQGIPPSVRGRVWSLAIGNELNITHDLYDICLSRAKDRWKSLSMGTQEAENEDSGLSVADREASLESIKLDISRTFPNLCIFQKGGPYHDMLHSILGAYTCYRPDVGYVQGMSFIAAVLILNLDTADAFIAFSNLLNKPCQMAFFRVDHGLMLTYFAAFEVFFEENLPKLLSHFKKNNLTPDIYLIDWIFTLYSKSLPLDLACRVWDVFCRDGEEFLFRTALGILRLFEDILTRMDFIHIAQFLTKLPEDLNSEDLFASIAAIQMQSRNKKWSQVLSALQKDNRDMENRSPSLKR
- the tbc1d14.L gene encoding TBC1 domain family member 14 isoform X5: MLRSRNIFARKKSVSVEKADDLGWNLFNRFPQQGNPRTVSKEYEERIGRASKSLSPKQNVRKSLNFEPLSTTALILEDRPANLPAKPAEEAQKHRLEYEEMVAQAKRREFKDAQRRKKQLEERCKVEESIGNAALTWNTEILPNWESMCCSRRVRDMWWQGIPPSVRGRVWSLAIGNELNITHDLYDICLSRAKDRWKSLSMGTQEAENEDSGLSVADREASLESIKLDISRTFPNLCIFQKGGPYHDMLHSILGAYTCYRPDVGYVQGMSFIAAVLILNLDTADAFIAFSNLLNKPCQMAFFRVDHGLMLTYFAAFEVFFEENLPKLLSHFKKNNLTPDIYLIDWIFTLYSKSLPLDLACRVWDVFCRDGEEFLFRTALGILRLFEDILTRMDFIHIAQFLTKLPEDLNSEDLFASIAAIQMQSRNKKWSQVLSALQKDNRDMENRSPSLKR
- the tbc1d14.L gene encoding TBC1 domain family member 14 isoform X6; this encodes MAGGAASCFLPANNQELTLSPVTLFYCAQGNPPAQGNEYEERIGRASKSLSPKQNVRKSLNFEPLSTTALILEDRPANLPAKPAEEAQKHRLEYEEMVAQAKRREFKDAQRRKKQLEERCKVEESIGNAALTWNTEILPNWESMCCSRRVRDMWWQGIPPSVRGRVWSLAIGNELNITHDLYDICLSRAKDRWKSLSMGTQEAENEDSGLSVADREASLESIKLDISRTFPNLCIFQKGGPYHDMLHSILGAYTCYRPDVGYVQGMSFIAAVLILNLDTADAFIAFSNLLNKPCQMAFFRVDHGLMLTYFAAFEVFFEENLPKLLSHFKKNNLTPDIYLIDWIFTLYSKSLPLDLACRVWDVFCRDGEEFLFRTALGILRLFEDILTRMDFIHIAQFLTKLPEDLNSEDLFASIAAIQMQSRNKKWSQVLSALQKDNRDMENRSPSLKR